Below is a genomic region from Virgibacillus dokdonensis.
AAAAACTATATTCGCAGTTCATTAACTGGACACAAGTTAGACTACTGTTTCTATTTTTTCACCTTCTCCTACACAAAATGCTTGAGAAAGTATTTAAAATGAAGCATTTCTATATAGTTTCTCTTTGTAGCAACGCCACACACTCCACATGATACGTTTGTGGAAACAAATCAACAGGCTGAACCACCTCTAGTTGATAGCCAAATGGGACAAACTCTTTTATATCTGAAACAAGTGTTCTTGGATTACAAGATACATAGACAATGCGCTTTGGCTTTGAACGCGCAATCCGACGCATGACTTTTCCGCCCGCTCCTGACCGAGGTGGATCGAGTAGCAATACATCAGGATTACCAAATGTTTCAAGCATCTTTCTAGGACCGTGGCGAGCATCTTTAGCTAAGAATAATGTATTATGAACACCATTGTCAGAGGCATTCCGTTTTGCCGATGCAATGGAGGATTCTACGATTTCTATTCCAGCAAGTTGTGAAACACGACTTGCAAACGGTAAAGAAAAGGTACCAACACCACAGAACAAGTCAATCATTTTATCTGTTGCTTGAGGTTGAGCCATTTCTAGTGCTAATTCTACTAATTTTTCCGCTTGTTTCGGATTTGTTTGAAAGAATGTATCATACCACAATCGATAGCGATAACCAGCCAATTCATCGTAAATAAAATCTCGCCCTGCAAGAACATGGACTTGCTGCGCTTGTACTTTATCAGCAATATCTCGATTTTCCAACCAAAGTAAGCTTGTTACAGACGGAAATTTATCCTTTATGCGTTCCTTAAGATCCGACAAAGCAGAGGATTCAACTGGGCTTTCTGTTGCGAATAGAGCGAGCATCATTTCTCCAGTTGCTTGGGAATGACGCACCATGAGATGACGGAGCAGCCCTTCTTTCGTTTCTTTATCATAGCCTGACAACCTGTGTGCTTGAGCCCACTTAGCTACTTCCGTCGTTGCATTCACCATTTCCTGACTGGCAATGAAGCATGTTTCTAAAGGAATAATATTTTGATAATTGCCCTTTTCATGTAAACCAAGCTCGCCTGCTTTATTAAATGTAAATTCCATTTTATTTCGGTAATACCAAGCTTCATCTGCACCAATAGTTGATTGTACGACATTTGAATCAAAGTGTTGCTCTTCTAATAATTGTTTTACTTGGGAAGTTTTTTCCTTTAATTGAGTTGCATATGATATATGCTGCCAAGAACAGCCACCGCATTTACCAAAATGAAGACATGCTGGCTCGATGCGTTCTGGATGGGCTTCGATAATTTGATCTGGCTTGGCAACTCTATTTCGATACGGAGGCACAAGTGTCGCTTGCACCCTTTCTCCAGGAAGTGTGTAGGGAATGGTGATGTGTTGTTTCTTCCGTTTACCTTGTTTGTTTTCACGTTGAATAACCGCTCTTCCAGAACCTTTTGCATCAAACTGCGTTATTTCCATTATAAAAGTATTATCATTATATTTGTACGCCATTTATTTCCTCCTTGTATGCTCGAAATCTATTGTTTTTTTATAATTCTGATAAATATCCTCAACTTAATAGTTTCATACATATATCCATACACTATTTTTTTGCTAGTCATCTATTCCTTTAAGCATCTAAGGTAAATCTTATCATTACTACATACTATCCCTTATAAAACGAGCCATTTAGATGTAACCAATGCATACTTGCAATCCTTGAAATAAGGATCTTACAACGCCTTCTATTTGGAATAAATGGCGTCATCTTTTCTAGAAGCAAATATGCTAAGCATTATCATATAATCATTTATTCATGAACGCAACTATTACGTTAACCATGAAAAATTAAGCAATTAGATCCTTTCTGGTGAAAGTTATTTTTCTTTTAAAAGAGCAAATTAACCAAAACAAAAACTGACCGCCATTGATCAGTTTTTTTGCAAACACCCTATAGGTTGAACACTTTCTATATAGACTATAACCTTTGTTACAATACATTTTGTACATTCACATAAAACTCGTAGAGAAAATAACAACCAAAACCGAATAACATAACGCCTGCAACCACGGATGTCCATTTAATCATCGCTCTGCTCATCACTTTACGGGTAATGGAAACCACAGATAACAAGCCAACATCATGCAAAAGAATCCCTGTTAATATACCTAAAGCAGAAATAATAAAGCTAGCCTGTCCCGATTGAGAGTAAGAATCCGCTAAAACGACTCCGAATATGGAAACCCAAAAAACTAAATTTCCTGGCGAAACAGCCACTAGCAATCCATTTCGATACGTTTTTGCTAAAGAGCGATTTACCTTCCCTCCTGCCATTGTAATATCCTTATCCGCATTTTTAATGGAGTCGTAAGCAAGCATAAATAAAAACACTGCGCCAATCACCCATAAAGGTAGTTGTACATAAGGCAATGATAATATTTGCGCAAGACCAAAGTATAACGCCAGAATCAGCAACGCATCAATTGTCATTCCACCAAAGCCAACAGCCCACCCATGGAAAAAGCCATTTTTCAAGCCTTGTTTCGTCATTTCTACAGTAATCGCCCCAACAGGCAAAGCAATGGAAAAGCCCACTAAAATAAATTTTAAATACCATTCCATGAGTCTAATCCCCCTCTCTTGCAAACGCTTGATAGAATTGAATGAAAAATCTAGCTCTCTATAAATTGTTATGTTATAGTTTATCATAAATTTTCGAAAGATTCTGTTTGAAACAATTCATTTTTCATCTTTAAATAAATCTATTACGTAAAACGGCATTTACAGAGCTGCTATCATTCTTCTTATCCTCAATAAAAACAGTTCCGAATAGCTTTTAAGCGTGTGATACAATATGGGAAAAACATAAAATGAAAGGGGGAAGGGAATCATGCATGCAAGCATACATATTCGTTTTGTTAACAGTTCCGACTTCTATTCGCTAGCACCACTCATTAATGAATGGTGAGGAGGAAGGGATATGGCAGCTATGTTACCGAAGCTATTTTTCGATCACTTTACAAATACAAGCTTTGTTGCAGAAATAGAGGGGGAGATTGTAGGCTTTCTTATTGGATTCCTCTCTCCGTCTAAAGCGAATGAAGCATACATTCATTTCATCGGTGTTCATCCTCAATATAGAAACCAACAAATTGGGAAATTATTATATAAGCGCTTTTTTACGGTGGCTAAACAACATAACCGTCAAATTGTCCGCTGTGTAACTTCGCCTGTCAATAAAACTTCGATTGCTTATCATAAGAAAATGGGTTTTTACATTGAGGAAGGAAATAAACAGATCGACGGTGTTGAAGTTACGACTACTTATGATGGAAAAGGTCAAGATAGAGTTTGCTTTGTAAAACAGTTGCGCTAATATCTGTCAAGAAGATGGTAATAAGGGCAGAGGGTAGCTAAGTTTAAGTTTCTTTGAAGAAAAGAGTTTTTTGCTTACGATGTCGCTGTTATCGTTTTCTGCCCTGCATAAACTTAGTTAACATCTCTGGCAAGCGGTAAGGATTCATTGACCTCTCCCACCACTTTTCTAGCTAAACTATTTCATACAAACGTTTGTTTAATTAGACCCATTGTCACTTTTTTTAATACTCCTCCCCGCCTCATTAAGCTCATAAAGGAATACTTACCTCGTATTCTTTTTTTAATTGCTCCAAACGGTTTAATATTGCTTTTCCTTCTACGGTTTCAGCTAAAGCCCTTCCGTTTGCAATAGGGCTTTTTTGATACACCTTTCTAACGCCACAACGGATACCTTGTTCTGATGTGGCTTGATG
It encodes:
- the rlmD gene encoding 23S rRNA (uracil(1939)-C(5))-methyltransferase RlmD gives rise to the protein MAYKYNDNTFIMEITQFDAKGSGRAVIQRENKQGKRKKQHITIPYTLPGERVQATLVPPYRNRVAKPDQIIEAHPERIEPACLHFGKCGGCSWQHISYATQLKEKTSQVKQLLEEQHFDSNVVQSTIGADEAWYYRNKMEFTFNKAGELGLHEKGNYQNIIPLETCFIASQEMVNATTEVAKWAQAHRLSGYDKETKEGLLRHLMVRHSQATGEMMLALFATESPVESSALSDLKERIKDKFPSVTSLLWLENRDIADKVQAQQVHVLAGRDFIYDELAGYRYRLWYDTFFQTNPKQAEKLVELALEMAQPQATDKMIDLFCGVGTFSLPFASRVSQLAGIEIVESSIASAKRNASDNGVHNTLFLAKDARHGPRKMLETFGNPDVLLLDPPRSGAGGKVMRRIARSKPKRIVYVSCNPRTLVSDIKEFVPFGYQLEVVQPVDLFPQTYHVECVALLQRETI
- a CDS encoding LysE family transporter — its product is MEWYLKFILVGFSIALPVGAITVEMTKQGLKNGFFHGWAVGFGGMTIDALLILALYFGLAQILSLPYVQLPLWVIGAVFLFMLAYDSIKNADKDITMAGGKVNRSLAKTYRNGLLVAVSPGNLVFWVSIFGVVLADSYSQSGQASFIISALGILTGILLHDVGLLSVVSITRKVMSRAMIKWTSVVAGVMLFGFGCYFLYEFYVNVQNVL